A window from Pseudomonas campi encodes these proteins:
- the htpG gene encoding molecular chaperone HtpG — MSVETQKETLGFQTEVKQLLHLMIHSLYSNKEIFLRELISNASDAADKLRFEALAKPELLEGGAELKIRLTFDKDAKTVTLEDNGIGLSREEAIAHLGTIAKSGTADFMKNLTGDQKKDSHLIGQFGVGFYSAFIIADKVDVFSRRAGLAASEGVHWSSKGEGDFEVATVEKAERGTRIVLHLKAGEEEFADGWRLRNIVKKYSDHIALPIELPKEQQGEEAPAEVEWETVNRASALWTRGRTEVKDEEYQEFYKHVAHDYENPLSWSHNKVEGKLEYTSLLYVPGRAPFDLYQREAPRGLKLYVQRVFIMDQADEFLPLYLRFIKGVVDSNDLSLNVSREILQKDPVIDSMKTALTKRVLDMLEKLAKNEPEQYQTFWKNFGQVLKEGPAEDFANKEKIASLLRFASTGDDSGEQSVALADYLARAKEGQDKIYFLTGETYAQVKNSPHLEVFRKKGIEVLLLTDRIDEWLMSYLSEFDGKSFVDVARGDLDLGKLDSEEDKKAQEEIAKTKEGLVERLKGALGEQVAQVRVSHRLTDSPAILAIGEQDLGLQMRQILEASGQKVPESKPIFEINPAHPLIEKLDAEPDEERFADLSHILFDQAALAAGDSLKDPAAYVQRLNKLLVELSA; from the coding sequence ATGAGTGTGGAAACTCAAAAAGAAACCCTGGGCTTCCAGACCGAGGTGAAGCAACTGCTGCACCTGATGATCCATTCGCTGTATTCGAACAAGGAAATCTTCCTCCGTGAGCTGATTTCCAACGCCTCGGATGCTGCCGACAAGCTGCGCTTCGAAGCACTGGCCAAGCCAGAGCTGCTCGAAGGCGGCGCCGAGTTGAAGATCCGCCTGACCTTCGACAAGGACGCCAAGACCGTCACCCTCGAAGACAATGGCATCGGCCTGAGCCGCGAGGAGGCCATCGCCCACCTCGGCACCATCGCCAAGTCCGGCACTGCCGACTTCATGAAAAATCTCACCGGCGACCAGAAGAAGGATTCGCACCTGATCGGTCAGTTCGGTGTGGGCTTCTACAGCGCCTTCATCATCGCCGACAAGGTTGACGTGTTCAGCCGCCGCGCCGGCCTGGCCGCCAGCGAAGGCGTGCACTGGTCGAGCAAGGGCGAGGGTGACTTCGAAGTTGCCACCGTCGAGAAAGCCGAGCGCGGCACCCGCATCGTCCTGCACCTGAAGGCCGGCGAAGAAGAGTTCGCCGACGGCTGGCGCCTGCGCAACATCGTCAAGAAGTACTCTGACCATATTGCCCTGCCCATCGAGCTGCCGAAGGAGCAGCAGGGTGAAGAAGCTCCTGCCGAGGTTGAGTGGGAAACCGTCAACCGCGCCAGCGCGCTGTGGACCCGTGGCCGCACCGAGGTCAAGGACGAGGAATACCAGGAGTTCTACAAACACGTCGCCCACGACTACGAGAACCCGCTGAGCTGGAGCCACAACAAGGTCGAAGGCAAGCTGGAATACACATCCTTGCTCTACGTGCCGGGCCGTGCGCCGTTCGACCTGTACCAGCGCGAAGCCCCGCGCGGCCTCAAGCTGTATGTGCAGCGCGTGTTCATCATGGACCAGGCCGACGAGTTCCTGCCGTTGTACCTGCGCTTCATCAAGGGCGTGGTCGATTCCAACGACCTGTCGCTCAACGTGTCCCGCGAGATCCTGCAGAAAGACCCGGTCATCGACTCGATGAAGACGGCGCTGACCAAGCGCGTGCTGGACATGCTGGAGAAGCTGGCGAAGAACGAACCCGAGCAGTACCAGACCTTCTGGAAGAACTTCGGCCAGGTGCTCAAGGAAGGCCCGGCGGAAGACTTCGCCAACAAGGAAAAGATCGCCAGCCTGCTGCGTTTTGCCTCCACCGGCGACGACTCCGGCGAGCAGTCCGTGGCCCTGGCCGACTACCTGGCCCGCGCCAAGGAAGGCCAGGACAAGATCTACTTCCTCACCGGCGAAACCTACGCCCAGGTGAAGAACAGTCCGCACCTGGAAGTCTTCCGCAAGAAAGGCATCGAAGTGCTGCTGCTCACCGACCGCATCGACGAGTGGCTGATGAGCTACCTGAGCGAGTTCGATGGCAAGAGTTTCGTCGACGTGGCGCGTGGTGATCTCGATCTCGGCAAGCTGGACTCGGAAGAGGACAAGAAGGCCCAGGAAGAAATCGCCAAGACCAAGGAAGGCCTGGTCGAGCGCCTCAAGGGCGCCCTCGGCGAGCAGGTTGCCCAGGTGCGCGTGTCCCATCGCCTGACCGACTCGCCGGCGATCCTCGCCATTGGCGAGCAGGACCTCGGCCTGCAGATGCGCCAGATCCTCGAAGCCAGCGGGCAGAAAGTGCCGGAATCCAAGCCGATCTTCGAGATCAACCCGGCCCACCCGCTGATCGAGAAGCTGGACGCCGAGCCGGACGAAGAGCGCTTCGCCGACCTCTCGCACATCCTCTTCGACCAGGCCGCCCTGGCCGCCGGCGACAGCCTGAAAGATCCGGCTGCCTACGTGCAGCGCCTGAACAAGCTGCTGGTGGAACTCTCCGCCTGA
- a CDS encoding MFS transporter, which produces MDALLILGGLLLMLSGLVWLVMRAFATSLLWGWGSLLPPLTLIYVLRHWRRARSAVGLLALGFIPLIVGLVLMANKDAERLQAILSLDWLKPAAQAPAELDIQLRGELNNQPFMPQHAELIDGVLSLREGQDFFARREVKIRLPRATTAPIRLDVLPEDQGELPEVEVSWLLPEQDLPEARRLSKGYTLHLDLQALPPNKLNGDFHLVLPPQYGTTLSGRLELFTDRLRYRDGHLDTAFDSQETLAHVVEDYLQRRFNSRVVQLQELPAVSFPASSVPLAVVAKVNGQEQRLDLVLEKGARGWQVKDDRYPALSLPNAVAAKPVVSEDVAVNEPAQTKPDRRQRFSLLRLLSSPQQYQNLSMRVVKLNGGTAEGRFAGLDTDGSIRLSQQHGGAGQATFTLHPDEISRVELLEP; this is translated from the coding sequence ATGGATGCGTTGCTGATCCTTGGCGGCCTGCTGCTGATGCTGAGCGGGCTGGTCTGGCTGGTCATGCGGGCTTTCGCCACCAGTCTGCTGTGGGGCTGGGGCAGCCTGCTGCCACCGCTCACGCTGATCTATGTGCTGCGCCACTGGCGCCGCGCGCGCAGTGCAGTCGGCCTGCTGGCGCTGGGTTTTATCCCGCTGATCGTGGGGTTGGTGCTGATGGCCAACAAGGATGCCGAACGCCTGCAGGCGATCCTCAGCCTGGACTGGCTGAAACCTGCCGCGCAGGCCCCGGCGGAACTGGATATTCAGTTACGGGGTGAATTGAACAACCAGCCGTTTATGCCGCAGCATGCCGAACTGATCGATGGCGTCCTCAGCTTGCGCGAGGGCCAGGATTTCTTTGCCCGTCGCGAGGTGAAGATTCGCCTGCCGCGCGCTACAACGGCGCCTATCCGCCTGGATGTGCTGCCGGAAGACCAGGGGGAGCTGCCCGAGGTTGAAGTCAGCTGGCTGCTGCCCGAGCAGGATCTGCCGGAGGCGCGCCGCCTGAGCAAGGGCTACACCCTGCACCTGGATTTGCAGGCGCTGCCGCCGAACAAGCTGAATGGCGATTTCCATCTGGTGTTGCCACCGCAATACGGCACTACCCTGAGTGGTCGTCTGGAGTTGTTCACCGATCGTCTGCGTTACCGTGACGGGCACCTGGATACCGCGTTCGACTCTCAGGAAACCCTGGCCCATGTGGTCGAGGATTACCTGCAGCGGCGCTTCAACAGCCGTGTGGTGCAGCTGCAGGAACTGCCAGCGGTGAGTTTTCCGGCCAGCAGTGTGCCGCTGGCGGTGGTGGCGAAGGTCAATGGCCAGGAACAGCGCCTTGATCTGGTACTGGAGAAGGGCGCGCGTGGCTGGCAGGTCAAGGATGACCGTTACCCCGCGCTGAGCTTGCCGAACGCTGTCGCCGCCAAACCGGTGGTTAGCGAGGACGTGGCCGTCAACGAGCCTGCGCAGACCAAGCCGGATCGCCGCCAGCGTTTCTCGCTGCTGCGTCTGTTGAGTAGCCCGCAGCAGTACCAGAACCTCAGCATGCGGGTGGTCAAGCTCAATGGCGGCACGGCCGAAGGCCGCTTCGCCGGCCTGGACACCGACGGCAGCATCCGCCTGAGCCAGCAGCATGGCGGCGCCGGACAGGCCACCTTTACCCTGCATCCGGATGAAATCAGCCGGGTCGAGCTGCTCGAACCCTGA
- a CDS encoding PaaI family thioesterase produces the protein MAALNLNTLVRQAHEQNDYDSLISLIPYAKLIGIECLRLGDDVVFRLPANKDNIGNPILPALHGGVIAGFMEHAAMLHLLMFMGIPHLPKIIDFSIDYLRAGHYRDTYAQCQVWRQGRRVANVAITAWQTNQTEPIATARAHFKVDEP, from the coding sequence ATGGCCGCATTGAACCTCAATACCCTGGTGCGCCAGGCCCACGAGCAGAATGACTACGACAGCCTGATCAGCCTGATTCCCTATGCCAAGCTGATCGGCATCGAGTGCCTGCGTCTGGGGGACGATGTGGTGTTTCGTCTGCCGGCGAACAAAGACAATATCGGCAACCCGATACTGCCTGCGCTGCATGGCGGGGTGATCGCCGGCTTCATGGAGCACGCAGCCATGCTGCATCTGCTGATGTTCATGGGTATCCCACATTTGCCGAAAATCATCGACTTCTCGATAGATTACCTGCGCGCCGGCCATTATCGTGACACCTACGCCCAGTGCCAGGTCTGGCGCCAGGGACGCCGCGTCGCCAACGTCGCCATCACGGCCTGGCAAACCAATCAAACCGAACCCATTGCCACCGCGCGTGCGCACTTCAAGGTCGACGAGCCCTGA